One region of Nycticebus coucang isolate mNycCou1 chromosome 10, mNycCou1.pri, whole genome shotgun sequence genomic DNA includes:
- the LOC128597536 gene encoding sialic acid-binding Ig-like lectin 5 isoform X2 translates to MLALLLLPLLWGGSLQVDTGFKVQVPNSVTGQEGLCVLVPCFFSFWSQWSSSPPLYIHWFRDADHIYFDDAVATNDPDRTVKTQTRGRFLLRGNIRNGNCSLSIKNAKIEDRGSYFLQMEKENGVKYNSEERVNLQVTALTEKPAIHFLEPLESGHPTQLSCSLPGSCPGGRPLRFSWTGGVLQALDSGTLHSSAITLTPRPQDHGTNLTCQVKLQNSHVATERTVQLNVTSLKILQNSSSLSVLEGQTLRLLCAADSNPPARLSWFQASPALNATPIFNTGVLMLPQVKMEHEGEFTCHAEHLLGSQHISLSLSVHYPPQLLGPSCSWEAQGLRCSCCFRAQPAPSLRWWLGEGLQEGTSSQGSTTTNSSAGPWVNSSLSLHGELTSSLRLSCEARNNHGAQKGTILLLPGKSVMGVGVVPAALAGAGAMALFSVCLCLIFLCIVKVQRKQAAGRPERRDDEDPVMGTVAWGSRQKPWPDNPPDQESTVRDTQPLGEQDLYYASVSFQEMKARKPQDQKATCTTEYSEIKPSK, encoded by the exons ATGCTggccctgctgctgctgcccctgcTGTGGGGGG GGTCCCTGCAGGTGGACACAGGGTTCAAGGTACAAGTGCCGAATTCGGTGACCGGGCAGGAGGGCCTGTGTGTCCTCGTGCCctgtttcttctccttctggagtCAGTGGTCTTCCTCTCCCCCACTCTACATCCACTGGTTCCGGGATGCGGACCACATATACTTTGATGATGCTGTGGCCACAAACGACCCAGACAGAACAGTGAAGACACAGACCAGGGGCCGATTCCTCCTCCGTGGAAATATCAGGAATGGAAACTGCTCCCTGAGCATCAAAAATGCCAAGATAGAGGACAGAGGGAGTTACTTCTTGCAAATGGAGAAAGAGAATGGTGTAAAATATAATTCTGAAGAGAGGGTGAATCTGCAGGTGACAG CCCTCACAGAGAAACCTGCCATCCACTTTCTGGAGCCTCTGGAGTCTGGCCACCCCACACAGCTGAGCTGCAGCCTGCCAGGATCCTGCCCAGGGGGACGGCCTCTCAGGTTCTCCTGGACGGGGGGTGTCCTTCAGGCCCTGGACTCTGGGACCCTTCACTCCTCGGCCATCACCCTCACCCCGAGGCCCCAGGACCATGGCACCAACCTCACCTGTCAGGTGAAACTCCAAAACTCTCATGTGGCCACGGAGAGAACCGTCCAGCTTAATGTCACCT CTCTCAAGATCCTGCAAAACTCATCGTCCCTCTCTGTCCTGGAGGGCCAGACTCTGAGGCTGCTCTGTGCTGCTGACAGCAACCCTCCTGCACGCCTGAGCTGGTTCCAAGCGTCCCCAGCCCTGAATGCCACCCCCATCTTTAATACCGGGGTCCTGATGCTGCCTCAGGTAAAAATGGAACACGAAGGAGAATTCACCTGCCATGCTGAGCACCTCCTGGGCTCCCAGCAtatctctctgagcctctctgTACACT ACCCCCCACAGCTGCTGGGCCCCTCCTGCTCCTGGGAGGCCCAGGGGCTGCGCTGCAGCTGCTGCTTCCGTGCCCAGCCGGCCCCCTCCCTGCGCTGGTGGCTCGGGGAGGGGCTGCAAGAGGGGACCAGCAGCCAGGGCTCCACTACCACTAACAGCTCAGCTGGGCCCTGGGTCAACAGCTCCCTGAGCCTCCATGGGGAGCTCACCTCCAGCCTCAGACTCAGCTGTGAGGCCCGGAACAACCACGGGGCCCAGAAGGGCACCATCCTGCTGCTGCCAG GGAAATCTGTCATGGGGGTGGGAGTAGTGCCTGCGGCCCTTGCAGGTGCTGGCGCCATGGCCCTGTTCTCCGTCTGCCTGTGCCTCATCTTCCTGTGCAT TGTGAAGGTCCAAAGGAAGCAAGCAGCTGGGAGACCAGAGCGAAGGGATGATGAAGACCCTGTTATGGGTACAGTCGCCTGG GGTTCCAGGCAAAAGCCCTGGCCAGACAACCCTCCAGACCAAGAGTCCACTGTGAGGGACACCCAGCCCTTGGGAGAGCAGGACCTCTATTATGCTTCTGTCAGCTTTCAAGAGATGAAGGCGAGGAAGCCTCAGGACCAGAAGGCCACATGCACCACAGAGTACTCAGAGATCAAGCCAAGCAAGTGA
- the LOC128597536 gene encoding sialic acid-binding Ig-like lectin 5 isoform X1: MLALLLLPLLWGGSLQVDTGFKVQVPNSVTGQEGLCVLVPCFFSFWSQWSSSPPLYIHWFRDADHIYFDDAVATNDPDRTVKTQTRGRFLLRGNIRNGNCSLSIKNAKIEDRGSYFLQMEKENGVKYNSEERVNLQVTALTEKPAIHFLEPLESGHPTQLSCSLPGSCPGGRPLRFSWTGGVLQALDSGTLHSSAITLTPRPQDHGTNLTCQVKLQNSHVATERTVQLNVTYAPQNLTISILGNGTALKILQNSSSLSVLEGQTLRLLCAADSNPPARLSWFQASPALNATPIFNTGVLMLPQVKMEHEGEFTCHAEHLLGSQHISLSLSVHYPPQLLGPSCSWEAQGLRCSCCFRAQPAPSLRWWLGEGLQEGTSSQGSTTTNSSAGPWVNSSLSLHGELTSSLRLSCEARNNHGAQKGTILLLPGKSVMGVGVVPAALAGAGAMALFSVCLCLIFLCIVKVQRKQAAGRPERRDDEDPVMGTVAWGSRQKPWPDNPPDQESTVRDTQPLGEQDLYYASVSFQEMKARKPQDQKATCTTEYSEIKPSK, encoded by the exons ATGCTggccctgctgctgctgcccctgcTGTGGGGGG GGTCCCTGCAGGTGGACACAGGGTTCAAGGTACAAGTGCCGAATTCGGTGACCGGGCAGGAGGGCCTGTGTGTCCTCGTGCCctgtttcttctccttctggagtCAGTGGTCTTCCTCTCCCCCACTCTACATCCACTGGTTCCGGGATGCGGACCACATATACTTTGATGATGCTGTGGCCACAAACGACCCAGACAGAACAGTGAAGACACAGACCAGGGGCCGATTCCTCCTCCGTGGAAATATCAGGAATGGAAACTGCTCCCTGAGCATCAAAAATGCCAAGATAGAGGACAGAGGGAGTTACTTCTTGCAAATGGAGAAAGAGAATGGTGTAAAATATAATTCTGAAGAGAGGGTGAATCTGCAGGTGACAG CCCTCACAGAGAAACCTGCCATCCACTTTCTGGAGCCTCTGGAGTCTGGCCACCCCACACAGCTGAGCTGCAGCCTGCCAGGATCCTGCCCAGGGGGACGGCCTCTCAGGTTCTCCTGGACGGGGGGTGTCCTTCAGGCCCTGGACTCTGGGACCCTTCACTCCTCGGCCATCACCCTCACCCCGAGGCCCCAGGACCATGGCACCAACCTCACCTGTCAGGTGAAACTCCAAAACTCTCATGTGGCCACGGAGAGAACCGTCCAGCTTAATGTCACCT ATGCTCCACAGAACCTCACCATCAGCATCCTCGGAAATGGCACAG CTCTCAAGATCCTGCAAAACTCATCGTCCCTCTCTGTCCTGGAGGGCCAGACTCTGAGGCTGCTCTGTGCTGCTGACAGCAACCCTCCTGCACGCCTGAGCTGGTTCCAAGCGTCCCCAGCCCTGAATGCCACCCCCATCTTTAATACCGGGGTCCTGATGCTGCCTCAGGTAAAAATGGAACACGAAGGAGAATTCACCTGCCATGCTGAGCACCTCCTGGGCTCCCAGCAtatctctctgagcctctctgTACACT ACCCCCCACAGCTGCTGGGCCCCTCCTGCTCCTGGGAGGCCCAGGGGCTGCGCTGCAGCTGCTGCTTCCGTGCCCAGCCGGCCCCCTCCCTGCGCTGGTGGCTCGGGGAGGGGCTGCAAGAGGGGACCAGCAGCCAGGGCTCCACTACCACTAACAGCTCAGCTGGGCCCTGGGTCAACAGCTCCCTGAGCCTCCATGGGGAGCTCACCTCCAGCCTCAGACTCAGCTGTGAGGCCCGGAACAACCACGGGGCCCAGAAGGGCACCATCCTGCTGCTGCCAG GGAAATCTGTCATGGGGGTGGGAGTAGTGCCTGCGGCCCTTGCAGGTGCTGGCGCCATGGCCCTGTTCTCCGTCTGCCTGTGCCTCATCTTCCTGTGCAT TGTGAAGGTCCAAAGGAAGCAAGCAGCTGGGAGACCAGAGCGAAGGGATGATGAAGACCCTGTTATGGGTACAGTCGCCTGG GGTTCCAGGCAAAAGCCCTGGCCAGACAACCCTCCAGACCAAGAGTCCACTGTGAGGGACACCCAGCCCTTGGGAGAGCAGGACCTCTATTATGCTTCTGTCAGCTTTCAAGAGATGAAGGCGAGGAAGCCTCAGGACCAGAAGGCCACATGCACCACAGAGTACTCAGAGATCAAGCCAAGCAAGTGA